From a region of the Brevibacterium siliguriense genome:
- the betT gene encoding choline BCCT transporter BetT translates to MSASVDTPPGEPKGNAKGKVKPSLPPVNKRVFVAAALVALAITVWALVSPTNAEAVLGSVVGWTSDWFGWFYVLLVLAVLVFVIYLAASRYGNTKLGPEHSKPEFGLIAWASMLFAAGISTDLMFFAVAEPVTMYLTPPSTEPETVAAARESTVWALFHYGLSGWGLYALMGMALAYFAYRMNMPLAIRSALAPIFGKRVHGAVGETVDFAALLGTIFGVATSLGIGVVMVNVGLNTVFGIPIGTATQVGIVVVGVGVATLSAVSGVDKGIKFLSILNVVLAIALSLWVLVAGNTKFLLNALVLNVTDFVRLFPNMAGQTFAFEDTGTWMTDWTLFFWAWWIAFASFVGLFLARISRGRTIRQFVLGTLTIPFIYIFMWISIYGNSALDIIRSGDAKFGEAVMASPEGGFYDLLSRYPAFAFIAGLATLTALLFYVTTADSAALVMANLSSNLRNPSEDGRAGLRIFWALSTGALTVAMLLVGGIGALQNATVIMGLPFAFVVILVMIGLYKALRVEANRVDSVDTTLPGSLARRSRGPGHETWQRQLGRVLSFPNQARAQEFEQKVLIPTLNEVAEEMEDRGISSRCGRVDSEGVFVDDGELFQFEVDGDGEYPFRYQVWPHKVSVPSFGGMVPRGTGEDYYRMEVYLDGGTGQGYDIMGFSKEQIIDDVLDQYERHVEFLQLQENIIHRDD, encoded by the coding sequence ATGTCAGCATCAGTCGACACCCCGCCGGGTGAACCGAAGGGGAACGCGAAGGGCAAGGTGAAGCCGTCGCTGCCTCCCGTGAATAAGCGGGTGTTCGTTGCGGCGGCCTTGGTGGCGCTCGCCATCACCGTATGGGCCCTCGTCTCACCGACCAACGCCGAGGCGGTCCTCGGCTCCGTCGTCGGCTGGACCTCCGATTGGTTCGGGTGGTTCTACGTCCTCCTCGTCCTCGCCGTCCTCGTCTTCGTCATCTACCTGGCGGCCTCCCGCTACGGAAACACGAAGCTTGGCCCCGAACATTCGAAACCCGAATTCGGCCTCATCGCCTGGGCGTCGATGCTCTTTGCCGCCGGCATCAGCACTGATCTCATGTTCTTCGCCGTGGCCGAACCGGTCACGATGTACCTCACCCCGCCGAGCACCGAGCCCGAGACGGTGGCCGCGGCCCGCGAATCCACTGTGTGGGCGCTCTTCCACTACGGTCTGAGCGGTTGGGGCCTCTACGCCCTCATGGGAATGGCCCTGGCCTACTTCGCCTACCGGATGAACATGCCGTTGGCGATCCGCTCTGCGCTGGCCCCGATCTTCGGCAAACGCGTCCATGGTGCTGTGGGCGAGACGGTCGACTTCGCTGCCCTGCTGGGGACGATCTTCGGTGTGGCCACTTCGTTGGGCATCGGCGTCGTCATGGTCAACGTCGGCCTCAATACGGTCTTCGGGATCCCGATCGGCACCGCCACACAGGTCGGCATCGTCGTCGTCGGAGTCGGCGTCGCCACGCTCTCTGCGGTCTCGGGTGTGGACAAGGGAATCAAGTTCCTGTCCATCCTCAATGTCGTCCTCGCCATTGCGCTGAGCCTCTGGGTGCTCGTGGCCGGAAACACGAAGTTCCTGCTCAACGCCCTCGTCCTCAACGTCACGGATTTCGTCCGTCTGTTCCCGAACATGGCCGGACAGACCTTCGCCTTCGAAGACACCGGAACATGGATGACCGATTGGACCCTGTTCTTCTGGGCCTGGTGGATCGCCTTCGCCTCGTTCGTCGGGCTCTTCCTCGCCCGCATCTCCCGCGGACGCACCATCCGCCAGTTCGTGCTGGGGACCCTGACGATTCCGTTCATCTACATCTTCATGTGGATCTCGATCTACGGAAATTCGGCGCTTGACATCATCCGCAGCGGTGATGCGAAGTTCGGCGAAGCGGTCATGGCCAGCCCCGAGGGCGGATTCTACGACCTGCTCTCCCGCTACCCGGCGTTCGCCTTCATCGCGGGTCTGGCCACGCTCACGGCGCTGCTGTTCTACGTCACCACCGCGGACTCCGCGGCCCTGGTCATGGCCAACCTGTCGTCGAACCTGCGCAATCCGTCCGAGGACGGGCGCGCCGGACTGCGCATCTTCTGGGCACTGTCGACCGGTGCCCTGACGGTGGCGATGCTGCTCGTCGGGGGTATCGGCGCCCTGCAGAACGCGACGGTGATCATGGGCCTGCCCTTCGCCTTCGTCGTCATCCTCGTCATGATCGGTCTGTACAAGGCGCTGCGGGTCGAGGCCAACCGCGTCGACAGCGTCGATACGACCCTGCCCGGCTCGTTGGCCCGTCGTTCCCGGGGCCCTGGCCACGAGACCTGGCAGCGCCAGCTCGGCCGAGTGCTGTCCTTCCCGAATCAGGCGCGTGCCCAGGAATTCGAGCAGAAGGTCCTCATCCCCACCCTCAACGAGGTGGCCGAAGAGATGGAAGACCGCGGAATCTCGTCGCGCTGCGGCCGCGTCGATTCCGAAGGTGTGTTCGTCGACGACGGCGAACTCTTCCAGTTCGAGGTCGACGGAGATGGGGAATACCCGTTCCGCTATCAGGTCTGGCCGCACAAGGTCAGTGTGCCGTCGTTCGGCGGAATGGTTCCGCGCGGAACAGGCGAGGACTACTACCGGATGGAGGTCTACCTCGATGGCGGCACCGGTCAGGGCTACGACATCATGGGCTTCTCGAAGGAGCAGATCATCGATGATGTGCTCGACCAGTACGAACGCCACGTCGAATTCCTCCAGCTGCAGGAGAACATCATCCACCGGGATGACTGA
- a CDS encoding DNA-3-methyladenine glycosylase I — MDDESQPSGSGGAVIGDDGLARTPWAYGDPMLLDYYDSEWGLPIHDEAGLFERMSLEGFQAGLSWLTILKKRERFREVFADFSPDVVAGFGEGEIEQLLADPGIIRHRGKIEACINNANRVIELREDGGLDAFLWSFQPAQTPRPLTLAEIPTTGPESVALSKALKKKGFRFVGPTTMYALMEAIGMVDTHLLNSHRRGTSGVWSE, encoded by the coding sequence ATGGACGACGAATCACAGCCCAGCGGCTCCGGCGGAGCCGTCATCGGTGACGACGGACTGGCCCGCACCCCGTGGGCGTACGGCGATCCGATGCTGCTCGACTACTACGACAGCGAATGGGGCCTGCCCATCCACGACGAGGCGGGTCTGTTCGAGCGGATGAGCCTCGAAGGGTTCCAGGCCGGACTGTCCTGGCTGACGATCCTGAAGAAGCGGGAGCGATTCCGCGAGGTCTTCGCCGATTTCAGCCCAGACGTCGTCGCGGGATTCGGTGAAGGCGAGATCGAACAGCTGCTGGCCGACCCGGGGATCATTCGCCACCGCGGCAAGATCGAAGCCTGCATCAACAACGCCAACCGGGTCATCGAACTGCGTGAAGACGGCGGGCTCGATGCGTTCCTGTGGTCGTTCCAGCCTGCGCAGACACCACGACCGCTCACCCTCGCCGAGATCCCGACGACCGGACCGGAATCCGTGGCACTGTCCAAGGCACTGAAGAAGAAAGGATTCCGCTTCGTCGGACCGACCACGATGTATGCACTGATGGAGGCCATCGGAATGGTCGATACGCATCTGCTCAATTCCCACCGCCGAGGCACCTCCGGAGTGTGGTCGGAATGA
- the aztD gene encoding zinc metallochaperone AztD gives MMKLHHTMLGSAVVASALLLTGCQAGDDATDFDAVGKDEKTAGAAEGKEDKGHAQELASAQPRIVTTYDGGILTLDATTLEVIDDTKLEGFNRLNPVGDGRHLMVSVAEGFRLFDAGVWTQPHGDHTHSYAADPRLTDTVFDTELPGHVVNHGESTVLFGDGDGKIQTFDTEDFSEDDPKPKVAEADEPHHGVAVKLADGSMLHTVGTEDERSGAKVVDGSGKEIAHSDDCPGVHGEAAAKDDVIALGCEDGILLFKDGRFEKIDAPDSFGRIGNQSGSDESQYILGDYKVDADAELERPERVSVTDTKTNELSLVELGASYSFRSLGRGPDGEGVVLTTDGKLKIIDPATASVTAEYPVIDEWEEPVEWQKARPTLFVQDEVAYVSDPREKTIRIVDLESGEVMAEETLPHAPNELTGVTG, from the coding sequence ATGATGAAACTACACCACACGATGCTCGGTTCGGCCGTGGTCGCCTCGGCGCTGCTGCTCACCGGCTGCCAGGCCGGCGACGACGCCACCGACTTTGATGCGGTCGGCAAGGACGAGAAGACCGCCGGCGCAGCAGAAGGCAAGGAAGACAAGGGGCACGCCCAGGAGCTCGCCAGCGCCCAGCCGCGGATCGTGACCACCTACGACGGCGGGATCCTCACCCTCGACGCGACGACTCTGGAGGTCATCGACGATACGAAGCTCGAAGGCTTCAACCGCCTCAACCCCGTAGGCGACGGCCGACACCTCATGGTCTCCGTCGCCGAAGGGTTCAGGCTCTTCGACGCCGGAGTCTGGACCCAGCCGCACGGCGACCACACCCATAGCTACGCCGCGGACCCACGGCTCACCGACACCGTCTTCGATACAGAACTGCCGGGACACGTCGTCAACCACGGCGAGTCCACCGTGCTCTTCGGCGACGGCGACGGCAAGATCCAGACCTTCGACACCGAAGACTTCTCTGAAGACGACCCCAAGCCCAAGGTCGCCGAGGCTGACGAACCCCACCACGGAGTCGCCGTGAAACTCGCCGATGGATCGATGCTGCATACGGTCGGCACCGAAGACGAACGATCGGGAGCGAAGGTCGTCGACGGCTCGGGCAAGGAGATCGCCCACAGCGACGACTGCCCGGGAGTCCACGGCGAAGCCGCCGCGAAGGACGACGTCATCGCGCTCGGATGCGAGGACGGAATACTGCTGTTCAAGGATGGGAGATTCGAGAAGATCGACGCCCCCGACTCCTTCGGCCGCATCGGCAACCAGTCCGGAAGCGACGAATCGCAGTACATCCTCGGCGATTACAAGGTCGACGCAGACGCCGAGCTCGAACGTCCCGAACGAGTGAGCGTCACCGATACGAAGACCAATGAACTCTCGCTCGTCGAACTCGGCGCCTCCTACAGCTTCCGCTCCCTGGGCCGCGGTCCCGACGGGGAGGGCGTCGTCCTGACCACGGACGGGAAGCTGAAGATCATCGACCCCGCCACCGCCTCGGTGACGGCGGAATACCCGGTCATCGACGAATGGGAAGAGCCCGTCGAATGGCAGAAGGCCCGCCCGACGCTCTTCGTCCAGGACGAAGTCGCCTACGTCAGCGATCCGAGGGAGAAGACGATCCGCATCGTCGACCTCGAATCCGGCGAGGTGATGGCCGAGGAGACGCTGCCGCACGCACCGAACGAACTCACCGGCGTCACGGGTTGA
- a CDS encoding DUF981 family protein, which yields MRSPQEEITMGGFFTGVESSGMIDWATMPTYNTIMSVAVGAGLLAVVLFYRELRRAGAAAGTADSTGSKWRGGRHVFSTDGWALIFGVLGLILTLTGLHMTLTWPLAAGGFAFDNVIFGETSLAFGVLMLAAAWYLWKRGADLKADADPLGLAANTVKPLSIFIAALGLALFAIALAGTVYQLFAAPPQEPISGAFADYPVIEATFMSLLFALVGLGAVLFPFAVRTVLRTPVDAPVGGAAISVTGVVWTIAGIVFVLFGAMNFYTHIGLIVNTM from the coding sequence ATGCGATCACCTCAGGAGGAAATCACCATGGGCGGATTCTTCACCGGCGTCGAATCGTCGGGAATGATCGATTGGGCCACGATGCCCACCTACAACACGATCATGTCAGTGGCGGTCGGAGCCGGACTCCTCGCCGTCGTCCTGTTCTACCGGGAACTGCGTCGTGCCGGCGCAGCGGCCGGAACCGCTGACAGCACGGGATCGAAATGGCGCGGCGGCAGACACGTGTTCAGCACCGACGGGTGGGCACTGATCTTCGGCGTGCTGGGACTCATCCTCACCCTGACCGGTCTGCACATGACCCTGACCTGGCCGTTGGCTGCCGGCGGTTTCGCCTTCGACAACGTCATCTTCGGAGAGACGAGCCTCGCGTTCGGCGTGCTCATGCTCGCTGCCGCTTGGTATCTGTGGAAGCGCGGGGCCGACCTCAAAGCCGATGCCGACCCGCTGGGTCTGGCGGCGAACACAGTGAAGCCGCTGTCGATCTTCATCGCAGCGCTTGGTCTGGCGCTGTTCGCCATCGCGCTCGCAGGAACGGTCTACCAGCTCTTCGCCGCACCACCGCAGGAGCCGATCTCGGGTGCCTTCGCCGACTACCCGGTCATCGAGGCCACATTCATGTCGCTGCTCTTCGCGCTGGTCGGACTCGGAGCGGTGCTGTTCCCCTTCGCGGTGCGCACGGTGCTCCGCACCCCGGTCGACGCACCGGTCGGTGGAGCTGCGATCTCTGTGACCGGCGTGGTCTGGACGATCGCCGGAATCGTGTTCGTCCTCTTCGGTGCGATGAACTTCTATACGCACATCGGGCTGATCGTCAACACGATGTGA
- a CDS encoding short-chain fatty acid transporter, whose product MSAPKPSTQVNAAASKGIMRPVNRFLEQWIPSALTFAIVLTLIVAVLAFIFTGAGPVDVITGWGEGLAGLLEFMTQMCLILLLGHILANTGPVRKLLAWLARVPGNATFAYVFVFLVAALASLVTWGLGLVVGALLAREVAVQSRDRGIKVHFPLLVAAGYSGFVVWHMGYSGSGPLTAATPDSFLSESLGGKTVPVSETIFAGWNLLAIAGVIIVCGLLFFLVAPKADAPVYELPASVSSEKQSQVDEEVVTPADRIDASRILTLIVGLALVAYLIIHFAQGGGLTLDIVNWSFLALILLLVRNPFELIHLTKEAASNVGEILLQFPLYAGILGIMSSTGLIAVFSDAIVSIANPTSFGVLALISAGLVNFFVPSGGGQFAVQGPIMLDAANQLGVDPSIAIMAVSYGDQWTNMLQPFWALPVLAIAGLKMRDILGYTVITFLGSGVVMAAALLFVSF is encoded by the coding sequence ATGTCGGCACCGAAGCCGTCAACCCAGGTCAACGCCGCAGCTTCAAAAGGGATCATGCGGCCGGTCAATCGATTCCTCGAACAGTGGATTCCCTCGGCGCTGACCTTCGCCATCGTCCTCACCCTCATCGTCGCGGTCCTCGCGTTCATCTTCACCGGCGCCGGCCCGGTCGACGTCATCACCGGCTGGGGCGAGGGACTGGCAGGACTGCTCGAGTTCATGACGCAGATGTGTCTGATCCTCCTGCTCGGCCACATCCTCGCCAACACCGGCCCCGTGCGGAAACTGCTCGCCTGGCTCGCCCGCGTTCCGGGCAACGCCACCTTCGCCTATGTCTTCGTCTTCCTCGTCGCCGCACTCGCCAGCCTCGTCACCTGGGGACTCGGCCTCGTCGTCGGCGCGCTGCTCGCTCGTGAGGTCGCCGTCCAGTCCCGTGACCGCGGAATCAAAGTCCACTTCCCGCTGCTCGTCGCCGCCGGTTACTCGGGGTTCGTCGTCTGGCATATGGGCTATTCGGGATCGGGCCCGCTGACCGCGGCCACTCCGGACTCCTTCCTCTCCGAATCCCTCGGCGGGAAGACGGTTCCCGTGTCGGAGACCATCTTCGCTGGTTGGAACCTGCTGGCCATCGCCGGCGTCATCATCGTCTGCGGGCTCCTCTTCTTCCTCGTCGCTCCGAAGGCCGACGCCCCCGTCTACGAACTTCCTGCTTCGGTGAGCTCGGAGAAACAGTCGCAGGTCGACGAAGAGGTCGTCACCCCGGCCGACCGCATCGACGCCTCGCGCATTCTCACTCTCATCGTCGGCCTCGCTCTCGTCGCCTACCTCATCATCCACTTCGCCCAAGGCGGGGGACTGACCCTCGACATCGTCAACTGGTCGTTCCTCGCGCTCATCCTGCTGCTCGTGCGCAACCCCTTCGAGCTCATCCACCTGACGAAGGAGGCGGCGTCGAACGTCGGCGAGATCCTCCTGCAGTTCCCGCTCTACGCAGGAATCCTCGGCATCATGTCGTCGACCGGTCTCATCGCCGTGTTCTCCGACGCCATCGTTTCGATCGCGAACCCGACCTCGTTCGGGGTTCTCGCGCTCATCTCGGCAGGACTCGTGAACTTCTTCGTTCCCTCCGGCGGCGGGCAGTTCGCCGTGCAGGGGCCGATCATGCTCGATGCGGCCAACCAGCTCGGCGTGGATCCGTCGATCGCGATCATGGCCGTGTCCTACGGCGACCAGTGGACGAACATGCTCCAGCCCTTCTGGGCGCTGCCGGTGCTGGCGATAGCCGGGCTGAAGATGCGCGACATCCTCGGTTACACCGTCATCACATTCCTCGGCTCCGGGGTGGTGATGGCGGCCGCGCTGCTCTTCGTCTCCTTCTGA
- a CDS encoding NAD-dependent succinate-semialdehyde dehydrogenase, whose amino-acid sequence MTTTYRVTDPATGQVAEEFPTATDAEILAAIDRSATTFDEWSRTTVAERAALLTRVSEIYAERAEELAEVIRLEMGKSVPEGKGEVQLSSMIYKYFADNAEAFMADEPLRGPKDATAMIRRKPVGSLLGIMPWNFPYYQVARFAAPNLALGNTILLKHAPQCPRSAQIMEEIFIEAGLPAGAYINIYASNEQVADIILPDPRNHGVSLTGSERAGAAVAAEAGKNLKKVVLELGGSDPYILLDTDDVQKSAKTFFNTRMGNTGQACNSPKRMIVMDDIYDDFVSSITEAAKKNTPAVPGEAGSRLSPLSSVAAADRFVEQVQDTVSGGATLLAGGKKYDGGGAYVEPVVLTDVHKGMRGYYEELFGPAVIVYKVSSEEEAIELANDTPFGLGAAVFSTDIARAERVGDQIDSGMVFLNAPEGSREYLPFGGVKRSGVGRELGPLAMDEFVNKQLVYKQD is encoded by the coding sequence ATGACCACCACGTATCGCGTGACCGACCCGGCGACCGGCCAGGTCGCCGAAGAATTCCCCACTGCCACCGATGCCGAGATCCTCGCCGCCATCGACCGTTCGGCGACGACCTTCGACGAGTGGAGCCGGACCACGGTTGCCGAACGCGCCGCACTGCTGACCCGCGTGTCCGAGATCTATGCCGAACGCGCCGAAGAACTCGCCGAGGTCATCAGGCTCGAAATGGGCAAGTCCGTGCCGGAAGGCAAGGGCGAGGTCCAGCTGAGCTCGATGATCTACAAATACTTCGCCGACAACGCTGAAGCCTTCATGGCCGACGAACCCCTGCGCGGCCCCAAGGACGCCACCGCCATGATCCGCCGCAAGCCCGTCGGCTCGCTGCTGGGCATCATGCCCTGGAACTTCCCTTATTACCAGGTCGCCCGCTTCGCTGCCCCGAACCTGGCCCTGGGCAACACCATCCTGCTCAAGCACGCCCCGCAGTGCCCCCGCTCGGCGCAGATTATGGAAGAGATCTTCATCGAGGCGGGTCTGCCCGCAGGCGCCTACATCAACATCTACGCCAGCAACGAGCAGGTCGCCGACATCATCCTGCCCGACCCGCGAAACCACGGTGTGTCCCTGACCGGGTCCGAGCGTGCCGGTGCTGCCGTCGCGGCCGAAGCCGGCAAGAACCTCAAGAAGGTCGTGCTCGAGCTCGGCGGATCCGACCCCTACATCCTGCTCGACACCGACGACGTTCAGAAGTCGGCGAAGACCTTCTTCAACACCCGCATGGGCAACACCGGCCAGGCCTGCAACTCGCCCAAGCGGATGATCGTCATGGACGACATCTACGACGACTTCGTCTCCTCCATCACCGAGGCGGCCAAGAAGAACACCCCCGCCGTTCCCGGCGAGGCAGGCTCCCGACTGTCCCCGCTGTCGTCCGTGGCCGCCGCCGATCGCTTCGTCGAGCAGGTTCAGGACACCGTCAGCGGAGGCGCGACCCTGCTTGCCGGCGGTAAGAAGTACGACGGCGGCGGAGCATACGTCGAACCCGTCGTCCTGACCGATGTGCATAAGGGCATGCGCGGATACTACGAAGAGCTCTTCGGGCCCGCCGTCATCGTCTACAAGGTCAGCAGCGAAGAGGAGGCCATCGAACTCGCCAACGACACCCCCTTCGGTCTGGGTGCCGCCGTGTTCTCCACCGACATCGCACGGGCCGAACGCGTCGGAGACCAGATCGACTCCGGAATGGTCTTCCTCAATGCACCTGAGGGCAGCCGCGAATACCTGCCCTTCGGCGGAGTCAAGCGCTCCGGCGTCGGCCGCGAGCTCGGCCCTCTGGCGATGGACGAATTCGTCAACAAGCAGCTCGTGTACAAACAGGACTGA
- a CDS encoding nuclear transport factor 2 family protein, translating to MASVTELVKRYYTTVDAGDAGATSALFAADASYDRPGYPTMVGQQITDFYHGERVIESGAHSLQEIIVDGDRASSRGVFSGRLKDGSETSVGFADFFLFDTEGLIAERTTYFYQAAV from the coding sequence ATGGCCAGTGTGACTGAACTCGTGAAGCGCTACTACACCACCGTCGATGCCGGGGATGCGGGTGCCACCTCGGCGCTGTTCGCCGCCGACGCCAGCTATGATCGCCCCGGCTATCCGACGATGGTCGGCCAGCAGATCACAGACTTCTACCACGGTGAACGCGTCATCGAATCCGGTGCGCATTCGCTGCAGGAGATCATCGTCGACGGCGACCGCGCGTCCAGTCGCGGCGTCTTCAGCGGTCGCCTCAAGGACGGTTCGGAGACCTCGGTGGGATTCGCGGACTTCTTCCTCTTCGACACCGAGGGTCTCATCGCCGAACGCACCACATACTTCTACCAAGCAGCGGTCTGA
- a CDS encoding NUDIX hydrolase, translated as MNDIRVSALVLLHPRRRELLMVRKAGTTSFMLPGGKPEAGETAEDTIVREITEELGLDLDRHRLHALGTFAAAAANEADHRVIGDVFCYDGLPEALDADNVAHLAEIAEAGWFPISPLPADTETRQFAPLTRNEVIPALHAAGKLAS; from the coding sequence ATGAACGATATCCGCGTCTCCGCGCTCGTCCTCCTCCACCCGCGGCGCCGCGAACTGCTCATGGTTCGCAAGGCCGGGACCACGTCATTCATGCTGCCCGGCGGAAAACCCGAAGCGGGAGAGACCGCTGAGGACACCATCGTGCGCGAGATCACCGAGGAACTCGGGCTCGACCTGGACCGGCACCGGTTGCACGCCTTGGGCACATTCGCCGCCGCGGCAGCCAATGAGGCCGATCACCGTGTCATCGGTGACGTGTTCTGCTACGACGGTCTGCCGGAGGCACTCGATGCGGACAACGTCGCACATCTGGCCGAGATCGCCGAAGCCGGCTGGTTCCCGATCTCCCCGCTGCCGGCCGACACCGAGACAAGGCAGTTCGCACCACTGACCAGAAACGAGGTGATCCCCGCACTGCACGCTGCCGGGAAGCTTGCGAGCTGA
- a CDS encoding aspartate dehydrogenase domain-containing protein: MFAGNPAEAIQKFPANVNIAVALAWATRGLSTAMSDANLLGAALERVRVVLQAAAGQAQSAHRIRAAGSAGEFAFDIRSTPSPENPATSGLTALSVTRTLRHVIAG; the protein is encoded by the coding sequence GTGTTCGCGGGCAACCCCGCCGAGGCGATCCAGAAGTTTCCGGCCAACGTCAATATCGCCGTCGCTCTCGCTTGGGCGACTCGTGGACTGTCCACCGCCATGTCCGATGCCAACTTGCTCGGTGCCGCATTGGAGCGAGTGCGGGTCGTGCTCCAGGCGGCAGCCGGTCAGGCCCAGTCAGCCCATCGGATCCGAGCGGCCGGTTCGGCCGGAGAATTCGCATTCGACATCCGCTCGACGCCGAGCCCGGAGAACCCCGCCACCAGCGGACTCACCGCTCTGTCCGTCACCCGCACCCTGCGCCACGTGATTGCGGGGTGA